The Streptomyces sp. Je 1-332 genome has a window encoding:
- the orn gene encoding oligoribonuclease: MNDRMVWIDCEMTGLSLTDDALIEVAALVTDSELNVLGEGVDIVIRPPDAALETMPEVVRKMHTTSGLLDELASGTTLADAEEQVLAYVREHVKEPRKAPLCGNSVGTDRGFLLRDMRTLEEFLHYRIVDVSSIKELARRWYPRAYFNSPDKNGNHRALADIRESIAELRYYREAVFVPQPGPDSDTARTIAAKHVLPAD; the protein is encoded by the coding sequence ATGAACGATCGCATGGTGTGGATCGACTGCGAGATGACCGGGCTCTCGCTGACGGATGACGCACTTATCGAGGTGGCCGCACTGGTCACCGACTCGGAACTGAACGTGCTCGGCGAAGGTGTGGACATCGTGATCCGCCCGCCGGACGCGGCGCTGGAGACCATGCCCGAGGTGGTGCGCAAGATGCACACCACCTCGGGGCTCCTCGACGAGCTGGCATCGGGCACGACGCTGGCCGACGCCGAGGAGCAGGTCCTGGCGTACGTACGTGAGCACGTCAAGGAGCCGCGCAAGGCTCCGCTCTGCGGGAACTCGGTCGGCACCGACCGGGGCTTCCTGCTGCGCGACATGCGGACGCTGGAGGAGTTCCTCCACTACCGCATCGTCGACGTCTCCTCGATCAAGGAACTGGCCCGGCGGTGGTACCCCCGGGCCTACTTCAACAGCCCGGACAAGAACGGCAACCACCGGGCGCTCGCGGACATCCGCGAGTCCATCGCCGAGCTGCGCTACTACCGCGAGGCGGTCTTCGTGCCGCAGCCCGGCCCGGACTCGGACACGGCCAGAACGATCGCGGCCAAGCACGTGCTGCCTGCGGATTAG
- a CDS encoding transcriptional regulator yields MSEGGEHRQALTTLMHSPVRLAVLGTLRRVHNASFADLCEALELDSPELSRQLRVLEEAGVVELAKLRDGRERRVRTFVRLSDDGRTRFENYLAHLRALVGES; encoded by the coding sequence ATGAGCGAAGGGGGAGAACACCGGCAGGCACTGACCACGCTGATGCATTCGCCGGTGCGCCTGGCCGTGCTCGGCACCCTGCGGCGCGTGCACAACGCGTCGTTCGCTGATCTGTGTGAGGCCCTCGAACTCGATTCGCCAGAACTCTCACGGCAGTTGCGCGTCCTGGAGGAAGCGGGTGTGGTGGAGCTGGCCAAGCTGCGCGACGGCCGAGAACGCCGCGTGCGCACGTTCGTGCGCCTGTCCGACGACGGACGCACACGCTTCGAAAACTACCTCGCGCACCTGCGGGCCTTGGTCGGCGAAAGCTGA
- a CDS encoding SCO4226 family nickel-binding protein, with translation MSQFMDVHHGMKDITADQLMQAHQADLAIEKEEGVHFKKAWADPESGTVYCLSEAPSADAVQRIHERAGHKADEVHPVPLTV, from the coding sequence ATGTCCCAGTTCATGGACGTCCACCACGGGATGAAGGACATCACGGCCGACCAGCTGATGCAGGCCCACCAGGCGGACCTCGCCATCGAGAAGGAAGAAGGGGTCCACTTCAAGAAGGCCTGGGCGGACCCGGAGTCCGGGACGGTCTACTGCCTCTCCGAAGCACCATCGGCCGACGCGGTCCAGCGCATCCACGAACGCGCCGGTCACAAGGCCGACGAGGTCCACCCTGTGCCTCTGACGGTCTGA
- a CDS encoding LacI family DNA-binding transcriptional regulator, producing the protein MPAHGPRGRSGGRPTLEEVAARAGVGRGTVSRVINGSPRVSQATRTAVEAAVAELGYVPNTAARALAANRTDAIALVVPEPETRFFAEPYFSDVLRGVGAELSETEMQLLLIFAGNDRRRQRLAQYLAAHRVDGVLLVSVHADDPLPDLLAQLEIPAVISGRRSADEALPSVDSDNFAGAHSAVEHLLRRGRTRIATITGRLDVYGAQRRLDGYRSALSDAGREVEERLVAPGDFTEEGGRRAMTELLAACPDLDAVFAGSDVMAAGARQVLREAGRRIPDDVALVGFDDSAIARHMDPPLTSVRQPIEEMGRAMIDLLLAEIADDRPASARRLDHRQLVLPTQLVERSSS; encoded by the coding sequence ATGCCAGCTCACGGACCACGCGGCCGCAGCGGCGGGCGACCGACCCTGGAGGAGGTCGCCGCGCGGGCGGGGGTGGGCCGCGGGACGGTCTCCCGGGTGATCAACGGCTCACCCCGGGTGAGCCAGGCGACCCGTACGGCGGTCGAGGCGGCCGTCGCCGAACTGGGTTACGTCCCGAACACCGCGGCCCGCGCCCTGGCCGCCAACCGCACCGACGCCATCGCCCTGGTCGTGCCGGAGCCCGAGACCCGCTTCTTCGCCGAGCCGTACTTCTCCGATGTCCTGCGCGGGGTCGGGGCGGAGCTCAGCGAGACGGAGATGCAGCTCCTGCTGATCTTCGCCGGGAACGACCGCAGGCGCCAGCGCCTCGCCCAGTACCTCGCGGCCCACCGCGTCGACGGCGTCCTCCTGGTCTCGGTCCACGCGGACGACCCGTTGCCGGACCTCCTCGCCCAGCTGGAGATCCCGGCGGTGATCAGCGGCCGCCGCTCGGCCGACGAGGCGCTGCCCTCGGTCGACTCCGACAACTTCGCCGGTGCGCACTCGGCGGTGGAGCACCTCCTGCGGCGCGGCCGCACGCGCATAGCCACCATCACCGGCCGCCTGGACGTCTACGGCGCCCAGCGCCGCCTGGACGGCTACCGCTCCGCCCTGTCGGACGCGGGCCGCGAGGTGGAGGAGCGTCTTGTCGCGCCGGGTGACTTCACGGAGGAGGGCGGCCGCAGGGCGATGACCGAGCTGCTCGCGGCCTGCCCGGACCTGGACGCGGTGTTCGCGGGCTCCGACGTGATGGCGGCCGGCGCCCGCCAGGTCCTGCGCGAGGCCGGGCGCCGGATACCCGACGACGTGGCGCTCGTCGGCTTCGACGACTCGGCGATCGCCCGTCACATGGACCCGCCGCTGACCAGCGTGCGCCAGCCCATCGAGGAGATGGGCCGGGCGATGATCGACCTGCTGCTCGCCGAGATCGCGGACGACCGCCCGGCATCCGCCCGCCGCCTCGATCACCGCCAACTGGTGCTGCCGACGCAACTGGTGGAGCGCTCGTCGTCCTGA